One Lebetimonas natsushimae DNA segment encodes these proteins:
- a CDS encoding phosphoribosyltransferase, which yields MKLSQQEIIYKLNDLIDKEIFKDSVILSVNERSLFLSREIGLKNGLIEGDILFIEPIFSPINKETIIGNISELKEMIIIEEFKNSFDITDDYIYNEANRIYEEKIISKMHKFRTGESIISIENKNVLLIDLGINTGLTMLNAIKSCINAKVFKINVATAFISKEAAEKLENIVDNLFYIQKIEDYVNTEFYIKENE from the coding sequence ATGAAATTGTCACAACAGGAAATAATATACAAATTAAATGATTTAATAGACAAAGAAATTTTTAAAGACAGTGTTATTTTAAGCGTGAATGAACGTTCTTTGTTTTTATCTCGTGAAATTGGTTTAAAAAACGGTTTAATCGAAGGTGATATCTTATTTATAGAGCCTATTTTTTCACCTATAAATAAAGAAACAATAATTGGTAACATCAGTGAATTAAAAGAAATGATAATTATTGAAGAATTTAAAAACAGTTTTGATATAACGGATGATTACATTTATAATGAGGCAAATCGTATTTATGAAGAAAAAATAATTTCTAAAATGCACAAATTTCGCACAGGAGAGAGTATAATTTCAATTGAAAATAAAAATGTATTATTGATAGATTTAGGAATTAATACAGGACTTACAATGCTAAATGCCATTAAATCCTGTATTAACGCAAAAGTTTTTAAAATTAATGTAGCTACCGCTTTTATTTCTAAAGAAGCTGCTGAAAAATTAGAAAATATTGTTGATAATCTTTTTTATATTCAAAAAATTGAAGATTATGTCAATACAGAATTTTATATTAAGGAGAATGAATGA
- a CDS encoding J domain-containing protein, whose protein sequence is MLGVKPLSSMKDIEKRYKSLAKRFHTDVGGNEEKMKEINTAYKILKEYITNYKFTFNEDEIKKQYPEEFLKNFKVFE, encoded by the coding sequence ATTTTAGGTGTTAAACCTTTAAGCAGTATGAAAGATATTGAAAAAAGATATAAAAGTCTGGCAAAAAGGTTTCACACTGACGTAGGCGGAAATGAAGAAAAAATGAAGGAAATAAACACTGCTTATAAAATATTAAAAGAATATATAACAAATTATAAATTTACTTTTAACGAAGATGAAATTAAAAAACAGTATCCTGAAGAATTTCTTAAAAATTTTAAGGTTTTTGAATGA
- a CDS encoding polyribonucleotide nucleotidyltransferase, with amino-acid sequence MSCEVDIKVNNRVQKFVLNKVAKQANASVWFQDGKTVMIATLTYNPDEIVEEDFVPLVVQYVERAYAVGRIPAGFVKREQKPGDFETLTARIVDRSLRPLFPKEYGYNTVLTIMAVSADEESDLQTAAMNAAAACMYLSDLPFSKMVYGVRLTRIDGEIIVNPTLSQLEKGEFNLFVTGTKDELLMIEFAAQGQEEIQIIPVEDIMLDGAPIENTIVNYKTNEIKEDDLIEILKVAQNAIKEGVKVYEDALKPFKKEPVTFEERAEKDPSEYVKIIKEKYIDELKEIIKHLSKSERDYLLKQFARKIAKVLDKEEDFDVILKAVKLVKREIVRGMILDEGIRADGRKLDEIRPISIETNVLPSAHGSCLFTRGQTQALAVATRGGDMDAQVYGNLTDKEEKLEKFMLHYNFPAFSVGEAERLGPPSRRELGHGNLAKRAIEPLIDPEFDETVRVVSEILESNGSSSMATICASSLAMKAAKVPLLKLAAGIAMGLVTEGDRYAILTDIMGLEDHDGDMDFKVGGTYDGITAMQMDIKLGGVPLEILKEALYQARDARCYILELMEKAAKEIKYNEDVLPKAISFKVEPDKIIDIIGTAGKTVKDIIAKFGVTIDLDRETGKVKVYGDSHEQLEETKNYILNVICKDDKPKIPEFKIGEIIEGKVTRVVDFGLFVELVPGVEGLLHKSKLNGKNPEDFNEGDKIKVKVLSQSGFKIELALVEG; translated from the coding sequence ATGAGTTGTGAAGTGGATATTAAAGTCAATAATAGAGTTCAAAAATTTGTTTTAAATAAGGTTGCAAAACAGGCTAACGCCTCTGTATGGTTTCAAGATGGCAAAACGGTAATGATTGCCACTTTGACATATAATCCTGATGAGATTGTTGAAGAAGATTTTGTCCCTTTGGTTGTTCAATATGTGGAAAGGGCGTATGCGGTAGGAAGAATTCCAGCAGGATTTGTAAAAAGGGAACAAAAACCGGGTGATTTTGAAACATTAACAGCCAGAATTGTAGATAGAAGTCTTAGACCCCTTTTTCCAAAAGAGTACGGTTATAACACTGTTTTGACAATAATGGCAGTCAGTGCCGATGAAGAGAGCGATTTACAAACAGCTGCTATGAATGCGGCTGCCGCTTGTATGTATCTTTCTGATTTGCCGTTTTCTAAAATGGTTTACGGTGTTAGGCTTACAAGAATTGACGGAGAAATTATTGTAAATCCTACTTTGAGTCAGCTTGAAAAAGGTGAATTTAATCTTTTCGTAACAGGTACAAAAGATGAACTTTTAATGATAGAATTTGCAGCTCAGGGTCAGGAAGAAATTCAGATTATTCCCGTTGAAGATATAATGCTTGACGGTGCTCCTATTGAAAACACAATAGTTAATTATAAAACCAATGAGATAAAAGAAGATGATTTGATCGAAATTTTAAAAGTGGCTCAAAATGCAATAAAAGAAGGTGTTAAAGTTTATGAAGATGCATTAAAACCGTTTAAAAAAGAGCCTGTTACCTTTGAAGAAAGGGCAGAAAAAGACCCTAGTGAGTATGTAAAAATCATAAAAGAAAAATATATTGATGAATTAAAAGAAATTATTAAACATTTAAGTAAAAGTGAAAGAGATTATCTCCTTAAACAGTTTGCAAGAAAAATTGCAAAAGTTTTAGATAAAGAAGAGGATTTTGATGTTATATTAAAGGCTGTGAAGCTTGTAAAAAGAGAGATAGTAAGAGGTATGATTCTGGATGAAGGAATCAGGGCTGATGGCAGAAAACTTGATGAAATCAGACCAATTAGTATTGAAACAAATGTACTGCCAAGTGCCCACGGAAGCTGTCTGTTTACAAGAGGTCAGACCCAGGCTTTGGCCGTTGCGACTCGAGGCGGCGATATGGATGCCCAGGTTTACGGAAATCTTACTGACAAAGAAGAAAAACTTGAAAAATTTATGCTTCATTATAATTTTCCGGCATTTTCTGTCGGTGAGGCTGAGAGACTTGGGCCGCCAAGCAGAAGGGAATTGGGACACGGAAATCTGGCAAAAAGAGCAATAGAGCCGTTAATTGATCCCGAATTTGATGAAACTGTAAGGGTTGTGAGTGAAATACTTGAGAGTAACGGAAGCAGTTCAATGGCAACAATATGTGCAAGTTCACTTGCTATGAAAGCTGCAAAAGTCCCTCTTTTAAAACTGGCTGCAGGAATAGCAATGGGGCTTGTTACCGAAGGTGATAGATATGCAATTTTAACTGATATTATGGGTCTTGAAGACCATGACGGGGATATGGATTTTAAAGTAGGCGGAACTTATGACGGAATAACTGCCATGCAGATGGATATTAAACTCGGAGGTGTTCCCCTTGAAATATTAAAAGAGGCTCTTTATCAGGCAAGAGATGCAAGGTGTTATATACTTGAACTCATGGAAAAAGCTGCAAAAGAGATTAAATACAATGAAGATGTATTGCCAAAAGCAATAAGCTTTAAAGTTGAACCAGACAAGATTATTGATATTATTGGAACTGCCGGAAAAACTGTAAAAGATATTATTGCAAAATTCGGGGTTACAATCGATCTTGACAGGGAAACAGGAAAAGTAAAAGTTTATGGTGATTCTCATGAACAGTTGGAAGAAACCAAAAATTATATTTTAAATGTAATCTGTAAAGATGACAAGCCAAAAATTCCTGAATTTAAAATAGGGGAGATAATTGAGGGAAAAGTTACAAGAGTTGTGGATTTCGGTTTATTTGTTGAATTAGTTCCCGGAGTTGAAGGTTTGCTTCATAAGTCAAAATTAAATGGTAAAAATCCTGAAGATTTCAACGAGGGAGATAAAATTAAA
- a CDS encoding MlaD family protein, with protein MKIETKVGIFVFLSILSILYLTFQVKSLQDFNQKGYFLYAYINDASGLEKKAKVKLRGVIIGKLEDLKLNGNFVKLKLFIKKNVKIPKDSMVTLAQDNMLGSKYIKIIPSNSNIYYSENEIIKKYFKSASLDDLMNNVNSAVDDIKVLIKKLNTALNKESINNFHQILANIKDASVNLKEVLKTANTKLPDLIDNANELVSTYKEVGIKIDKKIPSILNKADTLLAKLNKTGDTLNAKLGPTIDEYKKLGANANSILEDNKEAIRTALASAKDFFESGGKSFKKIDKLLASAAKSQIDVEFNNKYLTKESDSKSYVQIAYLPNPTKYYILGVTSSKDYSDANKINKDHEKNKAYLTAEYGKRFDNLLLRGGIIESTGGVGIDYFMNNDKLVLSSEIYDFNAVNDIRGSNPHLNLALKYIYLKHLEFLAGFENILNSHAASAFLGLGIKFRDNDLKPIISGGATSFLK; from the coding sequence ATGAAAATAGAAACTAAAGTTGGAATATTTGTATTTTTAAGTATATTATCAATTTTATATCTTACTTTTCAAGTCAAATCTTTGCAGGATTTTAATCAAAAAGGTTATTTTTTATATGCTTATATAAATGATGCAAGTGGACTCGAAAAAAAAGCTAAAGTAAAACTGAGAGGGGTCATAATCGGAAAGTTAGAGGATTTAAAATTAAACGGTAATTTTGTTAAATTAAAACTTTTTATTAAAAAAAATGTAAAAATTCCAAAAGATAGTATGGTTACATTGGCCCAAGACAATATGCTTGGGAGTAAATATATTAAAATTATTCCATCAAACAGTAATATTTATTATTCGGAAAACGAGATAATAAAAAAATATTTCAAATCAGCATCTTTGGATGATTTAATGAATAATGTAAATAGCGCGGTTGATGATATAAAGGTTTTAATTAAAAAATTAAATACTGCTTTAAATAAAGAAAGTATTAATAATTTTCATCAGATTTTAGCAAATATAAAAGATGCCTCTGTTAATTTAAAAGAGGTTTTAAAGACCGCAAATACTAAATTACCAGATTTAATAGATAATGCTAACGAATTAGTTTCCACATATAAAGAAGTTGGTATAAAAATCGATAAAAAAATACCTTCAATTTTAAATAAAGCAGATACTCTTTTAGCAAAATTAAATAAAACAGGCGATACTTTGAATGCAAAATTAGGACCTACAATAGATGAATATAAAAAACTGGGAGCTAATGCAAATTCTATTCTCGAAGATAATAAAGAAGCTATAAGAACTGCACTAGCCTCCGCCAAAGACTTTTTTGAAAGCGGAGGAAAAAGTTTCAAAAAAATTGATAAGCTTTTAGCAAGTGCCGCCAAATCTCAGATAGATGTAGAATTTAATAATAAATATCTCACAAAAGAGAGTGATTCAAAATCTTATGTACAAATTGCATATCTCCCTAACCCTACAAAATATTATATTTTAGGGGTTACATCTTCAAAAGATTATTCAGATGCTAATAAAATAAATAAAGATCATGAAAAAAATAAAGCATATTTAACAGCTGAATATGGAAAAAGATTTGATAATTTATTGCTCAGAGGGGGTATTATTGAAAGTACAGGTGGGGTTGGAATAGATTATTTTATGAATAATGATAAATTGGTGCTTAGTTCAGAAATTTACGATTTTAATGCGGTAAATGATATAAGAGGAAGCAACCCTCATTTAAATTTAGCTCTAAAATATATTTATTTGAAACATTTGGAATTTCTTGCAGGATTTGAAAATATTTTAAACTCACATGCCGCTTCGGCATTTTTAGGTTTGGGTATAAAATTCAGGGACAATGATTTAAAACCGATAATTTCTGGAGGTGCAACATCATTTCTCAAATAA